The following is a genomic window from Bordetella sp. H567.
TTCTTCAACAGGACCGTCGTCAGCGTGGCCGTGGTCACGTGCGACAGCGCCTGGACGATACGGGAATCGAGCGGAGCGGGCTGAGTGGTCATGTGGGAATTCCTTGAAGGGATCTCTTGGCGGGGGCGGCGCCGAAAGGGCAGGCGTGCCTGCTTCGGCCATCAAGCTGCCGTGTCCCGCTGTCATGGGCGTGCCCGCTAATGTTACGTATAGCAGACGCTAACCGTCGTGATGCGCATGATGTTCGATATATGGAACATTATGCGGCGGGGCGGCCAGGCCTGTCGCCGGCCGACCTGGCGCACGCCGCAACACCTGCGTCAGCGGGCGGGCTTGTCCGCGCCGGGCCGGCGCGGTGGATCATGACGAGGCCGCGGGCGCTAGCCCTTCAGGCAGTTGCTCATGAAGGCCTTGCGCTGGTCGCCCTTGAGCGATTGCTTGCCGGCTTCGGCGTTGCAGTCCTTCATCTTCTGCTGTTGCGGCGTTACCTTGGCGGCGGGTTGTTCGCCTTTCAGGCAGGCGCTCATCGCGGATTTATAGGTATCCCCGGTCTTGCCCTTGTTGGCGGCGCTGCATTCCGCCATGCGTTTCTGCTGCGGGGTGGCTTCCTTGGCGGGGGCGGTGGTCTGCGCCAAGGCCGCGGACGCGCTGAGTGCCAGGGC
Proteins encoded in this region:
- a CDS encoding PsiF family protein — its product is MFFRHRTLIIAASALALSASAALAQTTAPAKEATPQQKRMAECSAANKGKTGDTYKSAMSACLKGEQPAAKVTPQQQKMKDCNAEAGKQSLKGDQRKAFMSNCLKG